The Strix uralensis isolate ZFMK-TIS-50842 chromosome 34, bStrUra1, whole genome shotgun sequence genome window below encodes:
- the LOC141936819 gene encoding uncharacterized protein LOC141936819: protein MIPRGFSNLNDSVILFRGPRSSVLPGGLCFARCRGCRAGGSGRGPRGGCPRGALVPVTSQRRSHPGMSPGCQPAAPAAVRLGPATMAVFITRVLTLLSIVQYVLRAGDRQDAATQELLRQREEQEQQEMTRLMEEVEQSSQEQRGLAPEGLLLGACQHWWFWASADALLVLLGLYWLPRQSGADGDSSSQRGSASGAEEQRGEDEDCEGKAEPSDTLAGHKPLQKAGSSAAPAKQARPNNSLLTGPHPALGQGSAYECPQNNIPQRLLLAPPRPPLGHVVRQRWAPRGLCRQRAAAPPAAPDGERAAPPPLPREHPNTSRVPASRAASDPLRWHAAPARRRRRASINTQ, encoded by the exons atgatcccgaggggcttttccaacctgaatgattctgtgattctgtttaggggccccaggagctctgtcctgccaggggggttgtgctttgcccgctgcaggggctgcagagccgggggcagtggccgtggcccaaggggcgggtgtccccgtggggctctggtgcctgtgacatcacagaggagaagtcacccagggatgtcaccagggtgccagccggcagcacccgctgcagtacGGCTCGggccagcg accatggctgtgtTCATCACCCgcgtcctgaccctgctgagcatcGTGCAGTACGTGCTGAGAGCCGGGGACCGGCAAGACGCGGCCACGCAAGAGCTCCTGCGGCAGcgcgaggagcaggagcagcaggagatgacccggctgatggaggaggtggagcagagcagccaggagcagcgCGGCCTCGCTCCGGAAGGCCTGCTCCTCGGggcctgccagcactggtggttctgggcCTCCGCCGACGCCCTGCTCGTGCTCTTGGGGCtctactggctgcccaggcagagcggCGCTGACGgcgacagcagcagccagcggggaagcgcCAGCGGTGccgaggagcagagaggggaggacgAGGACTgcgagggcaaagcagagcccagtgacacccTGGCTGGACACAAGCCTCTGCAGAAGGCGGGGAGCTCCGCGGCGCCTGCCAAGCAAGCCCGCCCCAACAACTCCCTCCTGAcggggccgcatccagccttgGGACAGGGCAGCGCCTACGAGTGCCCCCAGAACAACATCCCCCAGCGCCTGCTGCTCGCGCCCCCGAGACCACCCCTGGGCCACGTCGTCCGCCAGCGCTGGGCACCGCGGGGGCTCTGCCGGCAACGCGCTGCTGCACCCCCGGCAGCTCCTGACGGGGAACGTGCTGCGCCGCCTCCTCTGCCCCGGGAGCACCCCAACACCAGCCGGGTCCCCGCTTCCCGCGCAGCCTCTGACCCGCTCCGCTGGCACGCTGCTCCAGCTCGGAGGCGCAGGAGGGCGTCAATAAATAcccaatag